One Gordonia sp. SID5947 genomic region harbors:
- a CDS encoding Gfo/Idh/MocA family oxidoreductase, giving the protein MTAPSGRPLRIGVLGASRIAESAIVGPAQALGHRLVAVAARDRGRAEAFARKYGVERVLDTYQDVIDDPEVDVIYNPLANSLHGPWNLAAVRAGKPVLSEKPFARNESEAQQVAAAAVAAGVPILEGFHYLFHPLMARTVELLEGGTIGDVRHVEVVMAMPAPGDTDPRWSYDLAGGALMDLGCYSLHVSRVLGPWCGGPPRITGGRAVLRGPQIDESAVLDIRYPNGASGTHAISMVAGDYVFSLRIVGENGSVFLHDYLAPSRDDRLTVVSSVDGTVAVEHLGTRSTYTYQLEAFAAAVEHGTALPIGLDDAVTNMRFLDDAYRAVGLEPR; this is encoded by the coding sequence GTGACCGCCCCATCCGGCCGTCCGCTACGGATCGGGGTGCTCGGTGCGTCCCGCATCGCCGAGTCGGCGATCGTCGGCCCGGCGCAGGCCCTCGGCCATCGTCTGGTCGCCGTGGCGGCCCGCGATCGCGGTCGTGCCGAGGCGTTCGCGCGCAAGTACGGGGTGGAGCGAGTGCTCGACACCTACCAGGATGTCATCGACGACCCCGAGGTCGACGTCATCTACAACCCGCTGGCGAACTCGCTGCACGGGCCGTGGAATCTCGCGGCCGTCCGGGCCGGCAAGCCTGTGCTCTCCGAGAAGCCCTTCGCGCGCAACGAGTCCGAGGCGCAACAGGTCGCCGCGGCCGCCGTGGCCGCGGGTGTGCCGATTCTCGAGGGCTTCCACTACCTGTTCCATCCCCTCATGGCGCGCACCGTCGAGTTGCTCGAGGGTGGGACGATCGGCGATGTCCGGCATGTCGAGGTGGTGATGGCGATGCCCGCTCCCGGTGACACCGATCCGCGGTGGTCCTACGACCTCGCCGGCGGCGCCTTGATGGACCTCGGCTGCTATTCATTGCACGTCTCACGCGTGCTCGGCCCGTGGTGCGGTGGCCCGCCGCGCATCACCGGCGGACGAGCCGTCCTCCGCGGACCTCAGATCGACGAGTCCGCGGTTCTCGACATCCGCTATCCCAACGGCGCCAGTGGAACACATGCGATCTCGATGGTCGCCGGCGACTATGTGTTCAGTCTCCGGATCGTCGGTGAGAACGGCAGCGTGTTCCTGCACGACTATCTCGCACCAAGCCGTGACGACCGTCTGACGGTGGTGTCGTCGGTGGACGGGACCGTCGCTGTCGAACATCTGGGCACCCGGTCGACCTACACCTACCAATTGGAGGCTTTCGCCGCGGCGGTCGAACACGGGACGGCATTGCCGATCGGTCTCGACGATGCCGTCACGAACATGCGGTTCCTCGACGACGCCTATCGCGCGGTCGGCCTCGAACCGAGATGA
- a CDS encoding sugar phosphate isomerase/epimerase: protein MTTSELRIAAAPISWGVCEVPGWGYQLSPERVLGEMHELGVTAAETGPEGFLPASPAQLRDTLASYELRCVGSFVPVVLHRSDHDPTPAVNEVLDRLETSGGDVLVLAAATGVDGYDDRPDLSEEEWTTLLANLDRLGALAERRGVTAALHPHVGTMIEKRDEVYRVLEDSTIGLCLDTGHLLIGGTDPLEVTQQYTARITHAHLKDVKVDLARQVQSGGLTYTEAVAQGMYVPLGAGEAHIARVVGTLVDAGFDGWYVLEQDTILDDEADGDAAAGNVAVSMSFLRKIAARPVRV from the coding sequence ATGACCACCAGCGAACTCCGCATCGCCGCCGCACCCATTTCCTGGGGAGTGTGCGAGGTCCCCGGATGGGGATATCAGCTCAGCCCCGAGCGAGTACTCGGCGAGATGCATGAACTCGGCGTCACCGCCGCCGAAACCGGCCCCGAAGGGTTCCTACCCGCATCACCCGCGCAGTTGCGTGACACGTTGGCCTCCTACGAACTGCGTTGCGTCGGGTCGTTCGTGCCGGTCGTCCTGCACAGATCCGACCACGACCCGACCCCCGCGGTGAACGAGGTCCTCGACCGACTCGAGACGTCCGGCGGTGACGTTCTCGTCCTCGCCGCCGCCACCGGCGTCGACGGCTACGACGACCGGCCGGATCTGTCCGAGGAGGAGTGGACGACGTTGCTGGCCAACCTCGATCGTCTCGGCGCGCTGGCGGAGAGACGCGGCGTCACCGCGGCGCTGCATCCCCACGTGGGCACGATGATCGAGAAGCGCGACGAGGTCTACCGCGTGCTGGAGGACTCCACGATCGGCCTGTGTCTCGACACGGGTCACCTCCTGATCGGCGGCACCGATCCCCTCGAGGTGACGCAGCAGTACACCGCCCGCATCACGCACGCGCACCTCAAGGACGTCAAGGTCGACCTCGCCCGACAGGTGCAGAGCGGCGGGCTCACCTACACCGAGGCGGTGGCACAGGGCATGTACGTGCCGCTCGGCGCCGGCGAGGCCCACATCGCCCGCGTGGTCGGAACTCTCGTCGATGCCGGCTTCGACGGCTGGTACGTCCTCGAGCAGGACACCATCCTCGACGACGAGGCAGACGGGGACGCCGCCGCAGGCAACGTCGCGGTGTCGATGTCGTTCCTGCGCAAGATCGCTGCACGGCCGGTGCGGGTGTGA
- a CDS encoding Gfo/Idh/MocA family oxidoreductase produces the protein MGLTVGVIGLGRIGSFHADTLSAIPAVDDVVVTDAVPAAVDSTLARLPSARAVIDADALLGSGIDAVVIASATPTHAELIEKAVAAGIPTLCEKPIALSVADSAAVVRRVDDAGVPVRIGYNRRFDPAMAAARATVASGDLGFITTVRSTTLDPAPPPRDYVAVSGGIFRDCAVHDFDTVRWLLDDEVVEVYATGGNQGDPHFATVGDVDSAAVLLTFASGTIGVVSVTRYNGRGYDCRLEAHGSADSVVAGWDDGTPVRNLQSGSGFPAGTPHRFFMDRFAQAYRAELTAFCDEVAGDRRGATALCTAADALEVAIIAEAADRSAATHRPVRTDAIRAHHVIANHRGTATVASHNQ, from the coding sequence ATGGGACTCACCGTAGGGGTCATCGGACTCGGACGGATCGGCAGTTTTCATGCCGACACGTTGTCGGCCATTCCGGCGGTGGACGACGTGGTGGTCACGGATGCCGTGCCGGCAGCCGTCGACTCGACGCTCGCCCGACTCCCGTCGGCGCGTGCCGTGATCGATGCCGACGCACTACTAGGGTCCGGCATCGACGCAGTCGTCATCGCGAGCGCCACCCCGACTCACGCCGAACTCATCGAGAAGGCCGTGGCCGCCGGGATCCCGACCCTGTGCGAGAAGCCGATCGCCTTGTCGGTCGCGGACTCCGCCGCGGTCGTCCGCCGGGTCGACGATGCCGGTGTACCCGTGCGCATCGGCTACAACCGTCGCTTCGATCCGGCCATGGCCGCGGCTCGTGCAACCGTCGCCTCTGGTGATCTCGGTTTCATCACCACCGTCCGGTCGACCACTCTCGACCCGGCGCCGCCGCCGCGTGACTATGTCGCCGTCTCGGGAGGGATCTTCCGCGACTGCGCGGTGCACGATTTCGACACGGTACGTTGGCTTCTCGACGACGAGGTGGTGGAGGTGTACGCCACGGGTGGCAACCAGGGCGATCCGCATTTCGCCACCGTGGGTGACGTCGACTCCGCCGCCGTCTTGCTGACCTTCGCATCCGGCACCATCGGCGTGGTATCGGTGACCCGTTACAACGGGCGCGGATATGACTGCCGACTGGAGGCACACGGCAGCGCCGACTCCGTCGTCGCCGGATGGGACGACGGCACTCCGGTCCGAAACCTGCAGAGCGGCTCGGGCTTTCCCGCCGGTACACCACACAGGTTCTTCATGGACAGATTCGCACAGGCATACCGGGCGGAACTCACCGCATTCTGCGACGAGGTCGCCGGTGACCGCAGGGGCGCGACCGCGTTGTGCACCGCGGCCGACGCACTCGAGGTGGCCATCATCGCCGAGGCGGCCGACCGGTCTGCCGCCACGCACCGACCGGTCCGCACCGATGCGATCCGGGCGCACCACGTCATCGCGAACCACCGTGGCACCGCCACCGTGGCATCGCACAACCAGTGA
- a CDS encoding SDR family oxidoreductase: MTDRQALADKVLADKVLLVSGGTQGIGAAIVSAAVDAGALVVFSGRNVERGKQLAAQFDGLPVRFVPADLADPEAASDTVAATVAEFGRIDCLVNAAGTTTRGSLLDTTPELFDSHVAINLRAPFFTMQAAVQDMSARKAPGSIVNIITMSSYGGQPFLAPYSASKAGLVGLTKNAAHAHRWDRIRINGLNIGWSETEGEAEIQKRFHHADDTWVDDANASVPMGKLGQPDEIADFVVFLLSDRSGVVTGSVIDWDQIVMGGID, from the coding sequence ATGACCGACCGACAGGCGCTTGCCGACAAGGTGCTTGCCGACAAGGTGCTGCTGGTCAGCGGCGGGACACAAGGCATCGGGGCGGCGATCGTGTCCGCGGCCGTCGACGCCGGTGCCCTGGTCGTGTTCAGCGGCCGCAACGTCGAGAGAGGCAAGCAGCTGGCAGCGCAATTCGATGGCCTACCAGTTCGTTTCGTGCCCGCCGACCTCGCCGATCCTGAGGCCGCGTCCGACACCGTCGCAGCGACGGTCGCCGAGTTCGGCCGGATCGACTGCCTGGTGAACGCCGCGGGGACCACCACCCGCGGCAGCCTGCTCGACACCACACCCGAACTCTTCGACAGCCACGTCGCCATCAATCTGCGCGCCCCGTTCTTCACCATGCAGGCGGCCGTGCAGGACATGTCCGCCCGAAAAGCCCCGGGCAGCATCGTCAACATCATCACCATGTCGTCGTACGGAGGTCAGCCGTTCCTCGCCCCCTATTCGGCGTCCAAGGCAGGCCTGGTCGGCCTGACGAAGAACGCTGCACACGCCCACCGCTGGGATCGGATCCGGATCAACGGACTCAACATCGGCTGGAGCGAGACCGAGGGTGAGGCCGAGATCCAGAAACGGTTCCACCACGCCGACGACACCTGGGTGGACGATGCCAACGCCTCGGTACCGATGGGCAAACTGGGACAGCCCGACGAGATCGCCGACTTCGTGGTGTTCCTGCTGTCGGACCGCAGCGGGGTGGTGACCGGGTCGGTCATCGACTGGGATCAGATCGTGATGGGTGGAATCGACTGA
- a CDS encoding phytanoyl-CoA dioxygenase family protein — MTLRSATTPRAGRITPTECDLDDFIELTRRNTDLADYPHATSTERGVLFYESADVAALSVGDREVLADELAEALLNGPGIVVFRGAFDERHGLVEATALFGEIIADQHAAGVSNGDHFAKPGANDRVWNALQKFAERDPELFTRYYSNDVLALISKAWLGPWYQVTSSVNVVNPGGEAQNPHRDYHLGFMSTGTAAEFRAHIHRLSPALTLQGAVAHVDMPVESGPTMYLPYSQTYEAGYLAFNLPEFREYFAQNHIQLPLSAGDAVFFNPALFHAAGHNTSADIRRMANLLQISSAFGRAMDAVDRTAIMGWIYPALRELAVAGDDRAVANVIAASAEGYAFPTNLDLDQPITGLTGESQAELLRRAIADDLEPDAFHAELKALDARHIP; from the coding sequence ATGACACTGCGCAGCGCCACGACTCCCCGTGCCGGCCGAATCACCCCGACCGAGTGCGACCTCGACGACTTCATCGAACTCACGCGACGGAACACCGACCTCGCCGACTACCCGCACGCCACGAGCACCGAGCGCGGTGTGCTGTTCTACGAATCCGCGGACGTGGCCGCGCTGAGCGTCGGCGACCGCGAGGTGCTCGCCGACGAACTGGCCGAGGCCCTGCTGAACGGCCCTGGCATCGTGGTGTTCCGCGGCGCGTTCGACGAGCGCCACGGCCTCGTCGAAGCCACCGCGCTCTTCGGCGAGATCATCGCCGACCAGCACGCCGCGGGCGTCTCCAACGGTGACCACTTCGCCAAGCCGGGCGCCAATGACCGCGTCTGGAATGCCCTGCAGAAGTTCGCCGAACGCGACCCCGAATTGTTCACGCGCTACTACAGCAACGACGTGCTCGCCCTGATCAGCAAGGCCTGGCTGGGTCCGTGGTATCAGGTCACCTCCTCGGTGAATGTCGTGAACCCGGGCGGAGAGGCACAGAATCCCCACCGTGATTATCATCTCGGCTTCATGTCCACCGGCACCGCCGCCGAGTTCCGCGCGCACATCCACCGGTTGTCACCCGCGCTCACCTTGCAGGGTGCGGTCGCCCACGTCGACATGCCGGTCGAATCCGGTCCGACGATGTACCTGCCGTACTCGCAGACCTATGAGGCCGGTTACCTCGCCTTCAACCTGCCCGAGTTCCGGGAGTATTTCGCCCAGAACCACATTCAGTTGCCGCTGTCGGCCGGTGATGCGGTGTTCTTCAACCCCGCGCTCTTCCACGCGGCCGGCCACAACACCTCCGCCGACATCAGACGGATGGCCAACCTGCTCCAGATCTCGTCGGCCTTCGGCCGTGCGATGGACGCCGTCGACCGCACCGCGATCATGGGTTGGATCTACCCTGCCCTGCGCGAACTGGCCGTGGCCGGCGACGACAGAGCGGTCGCCAACGTGATCGCCGCCAGTGCCGAGGGCTACGCGTTTCCCACCAACCTCGACCTCGACCAGCCGATCACCGGACTGACCGGTGAGTCGCAGGCCGAGCTCCTGCGCCGTGCCATCGCCGACGACCTCGAGCCGGACGCGTTCCACGCCGAGCTCAAGGCACTCGACGCCCGGCACATCCCATGA
- a CDS encoding LacI family DNA-binding transcriptional regulator, with protein sequence MPHRYPIREIARQAGVSEATVDRVLHGRAGVREGTVLQVEQAITDLDRQRTQLRLSGRRFLIDLVMETPRQFSGLVREAMEQVFPALRPAVMRARYHLRETWETDDLIAELDAIARQGSHAVVLKAPDTPEVAAAIGRLTSARVPVITLVTDVPMSTRIAYVGMDNRAAGATAGYLMCQWLRHVRADVLVLTSSAMFRGEEEREMGFRSAMRTYDPGRRVVEVSESDGLDATCETLAARALREFPDIGAVYSIGGGNRGIVAAFGAAGRTCETFIGHDLGDANRALLRSGHLTAVLHHDLRADMRQVAQSVMRFHGAIPGDQPSAVSGIQIVTPHNLPD encoded by the coding sequence GTGCCACATCGCTATCCGATCCGGGAGATCGCCCGGCAGGCGGGGGTGAGCGAAGCGACCGTCGACCGGGTCCTACACGGGCGAGCAGGCGTGCGTGAGGGAACCGTGTTGCAGGTCGAGCAGGCCATCACCGATCTCGACCGGCAGCGCACCCAGTTGCGGCTGTCCGGTCGACGCTTCTTGATCGACCTCGTCATGGAGACGCCGCGGCAGTTCTCCGGTCTGGTGCGTGAGGCGATGGAGCAGGTGTTCCCGGCACTTCGTCCGGCGGTGATGCGGGCGCGCTATCACCTCCGGGAGACCTGGGAGACCGACGACCTCATCGCCGAGCTCGACGCGATCGCCCGACAGGGCAGTCATGCCGTGGTGCTGAAGGCGCCGGACACACCCGAGGTGGCCGCGGCAATCGGCCGGCTCACTTCCGCGCGGGTCCCGGTGATCACCCTGGTGACCGATGTGCCGATGAGCACGCGGATCGCCTACGTCGGGATGGACAACCGTGCCGCCGGGGCCACTGCCGGATACCTGATGTGTCAATGGCTCCGGCACGTGCGAGCCGACGTGCTGGTGCTCACCAGCAGTGCGATGTTCCGCGGAGAAGAGGAGCGCGAGATGGGGTTCCGGTCGGCGATGCGCACCTACGATCCCGGCCGTCGGGTGGTCGAGGTGTCGGAGTCGGACGGGCTCGACGCGACCTGCGAGACGCTCGCCGCCCGCGCGCTGCGCGAGTTCCCGGACATCGGAGCGGTGTACTCGATCGGCGGCGGCAACCGGGGCATCGTCGCGGCGTTCGGTGCCGCCGGGCGGACCTGCGAGACGTTCATCGGACACGATCTCGGCGATGCGAACCGGGCGCTGCTGCGCAGTGGCCACCTCACCGCGGTGTTGCACCATGATCTGCGGGCGGACATGCGGCAGGTGGCGCAGTCGGTGATGCGCTTCCACGGTGCGATCCCCGGCGACCAGCCGTCGGCGGTGTCGGGGATTCAGATCGTCACCCCACACAATCTTCCCGATTGA
- a CDS encoding GntR family transcriptional regulator codes for MITPIPVELDRSTPVPLYHQLAQAIEAAIVRGDLTPGDRLENELDMASRLKLSRPTIRQAIQELVDKGVVVRKRGVGTQVVQNPVHRSVELTSLYDDLTTAGMHPTTQLLEYRIGVPDDDLRIELGMAVGAEAVTVKRLRCAGGEPLALMTNHLPADICPPAGELENGGLYKGLRGRGVHIRLARQRIGAKAADAEEAAALGDDVGAPLLTMQRTAFDDAGRVVEVGRHAYRADRYFFETTVVDR; via the coding sequence GTGATCACGCCCATCCCGGTGGAACTCGATCGGTCGACCCCGGTGCCGCTCTACCATCAGCTCGCGCAGGCCATCGAGGCCGCAATAGTGCGAGGTGACCTCACGCCGGGTGATCGACTCGAGAACGAACTCGACATGGCGAGTCGGCTGAAGTTGTCCCGCCCGACGATCCGTCAGGCGATCCAGGAACTGGTCGACAAAGGCGTGGTGGTTCGCAAGCGCGGAGTCGGAACCCAGGTGGTGCAGAACCCGGTCCACCGGTCCGTGGAGCTGACCAGCCTGTACGACGATTTGACCACGGCGGGAATGCATCCGACGACGCAGCTGCTCGAGTATCGGATCGGGGTGCCCGACGACGACCTCCGCATCGAACTGGGAATGGCGGTCGGCGCGGAGGCGGTCACGGTCAAGAGGCTGCGTTGTGCGGGCGGAGAACCGTTGGCGCTGATGACCAATCATCTGCCCGCCGACATCTGCCCACCGGCCGGCGAACTCGAGAACGGCGGTCTCTACAAGGGGTTGCGGGGGCGCGGAGTGCACATTCGGCTGGCCCGGCAACGGATCGGGGCGAAGGCGGCCGATGCCGAGGAGGCCGCGGCCCTCGGCGACGACGTCGGTGCGCCGTTGCTGACCATGCAGCGCACGGCGTTCGACGACGCCGGACGGGTCGTCGAGGTCGGGAGGCACGCCTACCGCGCCGATCGCTACTTCTTCGAGACCACCGTCGTCGATCGCTGA
- the aroA gene encoding 3-phosphoshikimate 1-carboxyvinyltransferase gives MSIWSAPVATSPVVATVELPGSKSITNRAFVLAASAQGPSTVRGALRSRDTNLMLNAISGLGIGVQTDSDDETTVAIDPRPMHGAEVDCGLAGTVMRFLPPVAAFAEGVVAFDGDEQARTRPLATILDGLRGLGVEIAGDRLPFTVTARGSARGGEITIDASASSQFVSGLLLSAARFDNGVTIRHVGPPVPSMPHIDMTLDMLATAGVVVEQPAPDEWRVAPGPIRAVDWEIEPDLSNAAAFLAAAAVTNGAVTVPRWPVSTTQPGAQIVDILGEMGCAVNLSDGHLTVRGPAKLTGVNIDLRDVGELTPTVAALCALADGESVLSGIGHLRGHETDRLAALSTEINRLGGDCTETADGLRIVPAPMHGAVWQSYADHRMATAGALIGLVVTGVCVDDVETTAKTLPDFPGMWQKMIGHV, from the coding sequence ATGAGTATCTGGAGCGCACCCGTCGCGACCTCGCCGGTCGTCGCGACCGTCGAGTTGCCCGGCTCCAAGTCCATCACCAATCGGGCGTTCGTCCTCGCGGCGTCGGCCCAGGGCCCGTCGACCGTGCGGGGGGCGCTGCGAAGTCGGGACACCAACCTGATGCTGAACGCGATCAGCGGGCTCGGGATCGGGGTACAGACAGACAGCGACGACGAGACGACCGTCGCCATCGACCCCCGGCCCATGCACGGCGCCGAGGTCGATTGCGGCCTGGCCGGGACCGTGATGCGGTTCCTGCCACCGGTGGCCGCATTCGCCGAGGGCGTCGTCGCGTTCGACGGCGACGAGCAGGCACGCACACGGCCGCTCGCAACGATCCTCGACGGTCTGCGCGGCCTCGGCGTCGAGATCGCGGGTGACCGGCTGCCCTTCACGGTCACCGCGCGGGGCTCGGCGCGCGGTGGCGAGATCACCATCGACGCCTCCGCGTCGTCACAGTTCGTATCCGGCCTGCTGCTGTCGGCGGCGCGATTCGACAACGGCGTGACGATCCGCCACGTCGGTCCTCCCGTGCCGTCCATGCCGCATATCGACATGACCCTCGACATGCTGGCCACGGCGGGCGTGGTCGTCGAGCAGCCAGCTCCGGACGAATGGCGGGTGGCGCCGGGCCCCATCCGAGCCGTCGACTGGGAGATCGAGCCCGACCTCTCCAATGCTGCGGCATTCCTGGCCGCCGCCGCCGTCACCAACGGCGCCGTCACCGTGCCGCGGTGGCCCGTGAGCACCACCCAGCCGGGCGCGCAGATCGTCGACATCCTCGGCGAGATGGGTTGTGCGGTAAACCTTTCCGATGGACATCTGACCGTCCGGGGTCCCGCGAAGCTCACCGGGGTCAATATCGACCTGCGTGACGTCGGCGAACTGACTCCCACGGTTGCCGCGTTGTGTGCGCTCGCCGACGGGGAGTCGGTGCTGTCGGGTATCGGCCACCTGCGGGGCCATGAGACCGACCGACTGGCCGCGCTGTCGACCGAGATCAACCGGCTCGGCGGCGACTGCACCGAAACCGCCGACGGTCTGCGGATCGTGCCGGCGCCGATGCACGGAGCGGTCTGGCAGTCCTACGCCGATCACCGTATGGCCACCGCCGGTGCACTCATCGGCCTCGTGGTCACGGGTGTCTGTGTCGACGACGTGGAGACCACCGCCAAGACGTTGCCCGACTTCCCGGGGATGTGGCAGAAGATGATCGGGCACGTGTGA
- a CDS encoding VOC family protein: MEILSSRVLLRTRDPQRLQQFYRDSLKLAVAREYPGGVVFHAGNGLIEVPGHMSDDVGGGGGADAALWLQVRDVEAAERELRAADVPITREARTEPWGLIEMHIADPDERTIIVVEIPEDHPLRRDTR; encoded by the coding sequence GTGGAGATCCTCAGCAGCCGGGTCCTGCTCCGCACGCGTGACCCGCAACGATTGCAACAGTTCTACCGGGACAGCCTGAAGCTCGCCGTCGCGCGCGAGTACCCGGGTGGCGTGGTCTTCCATGCCGGCAACGGCCTCATCGAGGTGCCCGGGCACATGAGCGACGACGTCGGGGGTGGCGGCGGAGCCGACGCCGCGCTGTGGCTCCAGGTCCGTGACGTCGAGGCCGCCGAACGCGAGTTGCGCGCCGCCGACGTGCCGATCACCCGGGAAGCACGTACCGAACCGTGGGGTCTGATCGAGATGCACATCGCCGACCCCGACGAGCGGACCATCATCGTCGTAGAGATCCCCGAGGACCATCCGCTACGGCGTGACACCCGGTGA
- a CDS encoding NUDIX domain-containing protein, producing MAATSRRSAGLLLYRGAGTSLEVLIAHPGGPLWAKKDDGAWSLPKGLYAPDERPLDAARREFAEEIGTPAPDGPVLELGDVTLASGKVVTGFAVEGDLDTSAVVSNTFEMQWPPRSGRMQSFPEVDRAEWVVPDIARMKLNPAQAEFIERLCDRLEARTD from the coding sequence ATGGCCGCGACATCGAGACGTAGTGCGGGATTGTTGCTGTACCGAGGAGCCGGGACGTCGCTCGAAGTGCTCATCGCTCATCCGGGCGGCCCGCTGTGGGCGAAGAAGGACGACGGTGCGTGGTCATTGCCGAAGGGGCTCTACGCACCGGACGAACGGCCGCTCGACGCGGCCCGGCGCGAGTTCGCCGAGGAGATCGGCACCCCGGCCCCGGACGGTCCGGTTCTCGAACTCGGCGACGTCACGCTCGCGAGCGGGAAGGTGGTGACCGGGTTCGCGGTCGAGGGTGATCTGGACACGTCCGCGGTCGTGAGCAACACCTTCGAGATGCAGTGGCCCCCGCGTTCGGGTCGAATGCAGAGTTTCCCGGAGGTCGACCGCGCGGAATGGGTCGTCCCCGATATCGCCCGGATGAAACTGAACCCGGCGCAGGCCGAGTTCATCGAGCGGTTGTGTGACCGCCTCGAGGCACGGACCGACTGA
- a CDS encoding TetR/AcrR family transcriptional regulator, giving the protein MDRSEFDATPRDAGTETPETGTQQRGDRTRTRILDAAIRVLVDRGYAGASTLAIQAEAGVSRGRLLHHYPSRDKLLMAAVDHLARTRIEAMPAQIDWPADPALRIGPAIDLGWTTFHQPYFVASMELWTAARTNTVLRDALLPTEHRLGPTVRQAVAGFLGPELTSRPRYPELYPLLLSSMRGVAATYLIDPRDPTTDPHLDLWKAMTATYLL; this is encoded by the coding sequence GTGGACCGATCGGAGTTCGACGCGACACCGCGCGATGCGGGAACGGAGACACCGGAAACGGGGACACAACAGCGCGGAGACCGTACCCGTACCCGGATCCTCGATGCCGCGATCCGTGTTCTCGTCGACCGTGGATACGCGGGCGCGAGCACCCTCGCCATCCAGGCCGAGGCCGGTGTGAGCCGCGGCCGGCTTCTGCATCATTATCCGTCGCGCGACAAGTTGCTGATGGCCGCCGTCGATCATCTCGCGCGTACACGCATCGAGGCCATGCCGGCTCAGATCGATTGGCCTGCGGACCCGGCCCTTCGGATCGGTCCCGCGATCGACCTCGGCTGGACGACCTTTCACCAGCCCTACTTCGTCGCGTCGATGGAACTGTGGACCGCCGCCCGCACCAACACCGTCCTGCGCGACGCCCTATTGCCGACCGAACACCGCCTCGGCCCGACCGTCCGCCAGGCGGTCGCCGGATTCCTCGGTCCCGAATTGACCTCGCGCCCACGCTATCCCGAGCTGTACCCGCTGCTGCTCTCCAGCATGCGCGGGGTGGCCGCGACCTACCTGATCGATCCACGTGACCCGACCACCGACCCACACCTGGATCTGTGGAAGGCGATGACGGCCACCTACCTGCTGTGA